The Enterococcus sp. 7F3_DIV0205 genome has a window encoding:
- a CDS encoding peptide chain release factor 3: MNNPHLKEQVDSRRTFAIISHPDAGKTTITEQLLLFGGAIRQAGTVKGKKTGNFAKSDWMEIEKQRGISVTSSVMQFDYDGKRVNILDTPGHEDFSEDTYRTLMAVDSAVMVIDSAKGIEAQTKKLFQVVKKRGIPIFTFINKLDRDGREPLELLEELEDLLDIESYPMNWPIGMGKGLEGLYDIYNKRVELYRPEKNNGERFIPLVDGDIPSDLPLHKDSVYQQVLEEVELLVEAGDEFDTEKIARGDQTPVFFGSALTNFGVQTMLETFLQFAPSPYGHKTEEGQEVSPYEEEFSGFVFKIQANMNPAHRDRIAFVRICSGTFERGMDVTLGRTGKKIKLSNVTQFMADSRENVEEAVAGDIIGIYDTGNYQIGDTLFEGKLKIQYEELPSFTPELFMKVSAKNVMKQKSFHKGIYQLVQEGAIQLYKTYLTEEYIIGAVGQLQFEVFQHRMLNEYNAEVVMTPMGSKIARWIDPADLDERMSSSRNILARDRFDQPLFLFENQFAMRWFADKYPDVELKSLM; this comes from the coding sequence ATGAATAATCCACATTTAAAAGAACAAGTAGATAGCCGCCGTACGTTTGCAATTATTTCCCATCCAGATGCTGGGAAAACAACGATTACAGAACAACTTTTATTATTTGGTGGAGCAATCCGCCAAGCTGGAACAGTTAAAGGAAAGAAAACAGGAAACTTTGCAAAATCTGACTGGATGGAAATCGAAAAGCAAAGAGGGATCTCTGTAACGAGTTCAGTGATGCAATTTGATTACGATGGAAAACGTGTCAATATTTTGGATACACCTGGACATGAGGACTTTTCTGAAGATACGTATCGGACGTTGATGGCCGTAGATAGTGCTGTCATGGTGATTGACAGTGCCAAAGGGATCGAAGCGCAAACAAAGAAATTATTCCAAGTTGTTAAGAAACGTGGCATCCCGATTTTTACGTTTATCAATAAATTAGATCGAGATGGTCGTGAACCTCTAGAGTTATTAGAAGAGCTAGAAGACTTACTTGATATCGAATCATACCCGATGAACTGGCCGATCGGTATGGGAAAAGGTTTGGAAGGCTTATATGATATCTACAACAAGCGTGTAGAATTATACCGTCCAGAAAAAAATAATGGCGAACGTTTCATTCCATTGGTGGATGGCGATATTCCAAGCGATTTGCCGTTGCACAAAGATAGTGTTTACCAACAAGTATTGGAAGAAGTTGAATTATTAGTTGAAGCAGGCGACGAGTTTGACACAGAGAAAATTGCTCGAGGGGATCAAACACCTGTCTTCTTTGGTTCAGCATTAACAAACTTTGGTGTGCAGACGATGTTAGAAACCTTCTTACAATTTGCGCCATCACCTTATGGTCATAAGACAGAAGAGGGACAAGAAGTTAGTCCTTATGAAGAAGAGTTTTCTGGTTTTGTCTTTAAAATCCAAGCGAATATGAATCCAGCTCATCGAGATCGTATTGCTTTCGTCCGTATTTGTTCAGGAACATTTGAGCGCGGTATGGATGTGACTCTTGGAAGAACAGGTAAGAAAATCAAGTTAAGTAATGTGACCCAATTTATGGCTGATTCACGTGAGAATGTGGAAGAAGCGGTAGCGGGAGATATCATCGGGATTTATGATACAGGAAACTATCAAATCGGTGATACGTTGTTTGAAGGGAAACTAAAAATTCAATATGAAGAATTACCTTCATTCACACCAGAACTATTTATGAAAGTCAGTGCTAAAAATGTTATGAAACAAAAATCATTCCATAAAGGCATTTATCAGTTAGTTCAAGAAGGTGCGATCCAACTATACAAAACGTATCTAACAGAAGAATATATTATTGGAGCTGTAGGACAGCTGCAATTTGAAGTGTTCCAGCATCGTATGCTCAATGAATATAATGCCGAAGTGGTCATGACTCCAATGGGTTCAAAAATTGCTCGTTGGATCGATCCAGCTGATTTAGATGAACGAATGAGTTCTAGCCGTAATATTTTAGCTCGTGACCGTTTTGATCAACCATTATTCTTATTTGAAAATCAATTCGCAATGCGTTGGTTTGCAGATAAATATCCTGATGTTGAATTGAAGAGCTTGATGTAA
- a CDS encoding DUF1827 family protein, which translates to MKLVNVTNSYKQLVNKQLENTDAYFVKVYSAGNTTVVYTEAAQHVEILIVNKKRAVRKTEINEILAYVLKRIPKEKYDRDQISIIELKDVIEISIPMTSSLVES; encoded by the coding sequence ATGAAATTAGTCAATGTAACCAACAGCTACAAACAGTTAGTCAATAAACAACTAGAAAATACCGATGCATACTTTGTCAAAGTTTATTCAGCGGGTAACACGACCGTTGTTTATACAGAAGCTGCTCAACATGTTGAAATATTGATCGTCAATAAAAAACGTGCTGTTCGAAAAACTGAAATCAACGAGATTCTAGCCTATGTCTTGAAACGTATTCCAAAAGAAAAGTATGACCGAGATCAGATTTCGATCATTGAATTAAAAGATGTTATAGAAATTTCGATTCCTATGACTTCTAGTCTAGTGGAAAGTTGA
- the ptsP gene encoding phosphoenolpyruvate--protein phosphotransferase, translated as MSEMLKGIAASDGVAIAKAYLLVQPDLSFDKKSVDDTSAEESRLDDALAKSTTELQAIREKAAQSLGEEEAQVFDAHLMVLSDPEMIGQIKQNIQDNKVNAESALKEVTDMYIGMFEAMDDNAYMQERAADIRDVAKRILAHLLGVTLPNPSMINEEVVVVAHDLTPSDTAQLDRTYVKAFVTDIGGRTSHSAIMARSLEIPAIVGTKEITAKVKEGDILAVNGIDGDVIVHPTDAEKADFEAKGKEYADLKVEWEKLKHAETVTADGKHIELAANIGTPKDLEGVHNNGAEAVGLYRTEFLYMDSPDFPTEDEQYTAYTAVLEGMNGKPVVVRTMDIGGDKELPYLQLPHEMNPFLGYRALRISLSERGDEMFRTQMRALLRASVHGNLRIMFPMVATLKEFRAAKKIFEEEKAKLVSEGTKVSDTIQVGIMIEIPAAAVIADKFAKEVDFFSIGTNDLIQYTMAADRMNERVSYLYQPYNPSILRLIKNVIDASHAEGKWTGMCGEMGGDQMAVPLLVGMGLDEFSMSATSILQTRSLMKRLDTKKMAELADRALNDCDTMEEVIDLVKDYTK; from the coding sequence ATGTCTGAAATGCTAAAAGGAATTGCCGCAAGTGATGGTGTTGCTATCGCTAAAGCTTACCTGTTAGTTCAACCTGATTTGTCTTTCGATAAAAAATCTGTAGATGATACATCTGCTGAAGAAAGTCGTTTAGATGATGCTTTAGCAAAATCTACGACTGAATTGCAAGCAATCAGAGAAAAAGCAGCGCAAAGCCTTGGTGAAGAAGAAGCTCAAGTATTTGATGCTCATTTGATGGTTTTATCAGATCCGGAAATGATCGGTCAAATCAAACAAAACATTCAAGATAACAAAGTAAATGCTGAATCTGCGTTAAAAGAAGTAACAGATATGTATATCGGTATGTTCGAAGCAATGGATGATAATGCATACATGCAAGAACGCGCTGCTGATATTCGCGACGTTGCAAAACGTATTTTGGCTCATTTATTAGGTGTTACTCTTCCAAATCCTTCAATGATCAACGAAGAGGTAGTTGTGGTTGCCCATGACTTAACACCAAGTGATACCGCTCAATTAGACCGTACGTATGTAAAGGCATTCGTAACAGATATTGGCGGACGTACGTCTCATTCAGCGATTATGGCTCGTTCTCTAGAAATTCCTGCAATTGTAGGAACAAAAGAAATCACTGCCAAAGTCAAAGAAGGCGATATTTTAGCTGTTAACGGAATCGATGGCGATGTTATCGTTCACCCAACAGACGCTGAAAAAGCTGATTTTGAAGCAAAAGGCAAAGAATACGCTGACCTTAAAGTTGAGTGGGAAAAATTAAAACATGCTGAAACAGTGACTGCTGATGGTAAACACATCGAGTTAGCTGCTAACATTGGTACACCTAAAGATTTAGAAGGCGTACACAACAATGGTGCTGAAGCTGTTGGTTTATATCGTACAGAATTCCTTTACATGGATTCTCCTGATTTCCCAACAGAAGATGAACAATATACAGCTTATACTGCAGTACTTGAAGGCATGAACGGTAAACCTGTCGTGGTTCGTACAATGGATATCGGTGGAGATAAAGAATTACCTTATCTTCAATTACCGCATGAAATGAACCCATTCTTAGGGTATCGTGCATTACGTATCAGCTTATCTGAACGTGGCGACGAAATGTTCCGTACACAAATGCGCGCATTATTACGTGCTTCTGTTCACGGTAACTTACGTATCATGTTCCCGATGGTTGCAACGTTAAAAGAATTTAGAGCAGCGAAGAAAATCTTTGAAGAAGAAAAAGCAAAATTAGTTTCTGAAGGAACTAAAGTTTCTGATACGATTCAAGTCGGTATCATGATCGAAATTCCTGCAGCAGCTGTAATTGCTGATAAATTCGCCAAAGAAGTTGATTTCTTCAGTATTGGAACAAATGACTTGATTCAATACACAATGGCAGCAGACCGTATGAACGAACGTGTTTCTTACTTGTACCAACCATATAACCCATCAATTTTACGTTTGATCAAAAACGTGATTGACGCATCTCATGCTGAGGGTAAATGGACTGGTATGTGTGGAGAAATGGGTGGCGATCAAATGGCTGTACCATTATTGGTAGGAATGGGCTTAGATGAGTTCTCAATGAGTGCGACATCTATTCTTCAAACGCGTAGCTTGATGAAACGTCTAGACACTAAGAAAATGGCTGAACTTGCGGATCGTGCGTTGAATGACTGCGATACAATGGAAGAAGTTATTGACTTGGTTAAGGATTATACGAAATAA
- a CDS encoding phosphocarrier protein HPr — MEKKEFHIVAETGIHARPATLLVQTASKFNSDINLEYKGKSVNLKSIMGVMSLGVGQGSDVTISVDGVDEADALAAIVDTMKKEGLSE, encoded by the coding sequence ATGGAAAAGAAAGAATTTCACATCGTAGCAGAAACAGGGATTCACGCTCGTCCAGCTACATTATTAGTACAAACTGCAAGTAAATTTAACTCAGATATTAACTTAGAATACAAAGGTAAATCTGTTAACCTTAAATCAATCATGGGCGTTATGTCTTTAGGCGTTGGCCAAGGTTCAGACGTAACTATCTCTGTTGATGGTGTAGACGAAGCTGATGCATTAGCAGCAATCGTAGACACTATGAAAAAAGAAGGATTGTCAGAATAA
- a CDS encoding MFS transporter, which produces MMGKVNKNILYLVLGQVISVFGGAILRFALSLYVLDKTGRADIFATILAISSIPVLFAPIGGAIADRFDRRLLMVLMDIMNAALAIVLFFILGFTDSIVMIGLLLFLLSIVGSFDTPVVTASIPLLVKKDQLEQINGLVNGVLSMSNVVAPIIGGILYSILGAQKLIIGSAVFFILAAIIETFLRIPFERRPMESGILVTLTGDLKDGFKEVRNNRIIFNAILIAALINFTLSAFFIVGVPIVLRVVLQASDAVYGIGLSVISLSTILGAIFTGFFTKRLRINNLYKIFTLSGLLLILMNIGLMFAGNPLGNTIGFTAFLITGIPIGMMMSMISIYLISMVQRITPKENLGKVMATIMAVSQCAVPIGQIIIGLLFKTTTTNVFFQVMIVSVSVLLVSGLCWYLFRNSTDTEIGEVSGS; this is translated from the coding sequence ATGATGGGGAAAGTGAATAAAAATATTTTATATTTGGTATTAGGACAGGTAATATCAGTTTTTGGTGGAGCGATTTTAAGATTTGCTTTATCGCTTTATGTATTGGACAAAACGGGACGGGCGGATATATTTGCAACGATTCTAGCCATTTCAAGTATTCCTGTCTTATTTGCTCCAATTGGTGGGGCAATTGCAGATCGATTTGATCGGCGTTTGTTAATGGTTTTAATGGATATTATGAATGCAGCTTTAGCGATAGTATTATTTTTTATATTAGGTTTTACTGATTCAATTGTTATGATTGGTTTACTATTATTTTTACTATCAATTGTTGGTAGCTTTGATACACCTGTAGTTACTGCGAGTATCCCTCTATTAGTAAAAAAAGATCAATTAGAACAAATAAATGGTTTAGTTAATGGGGTTCTATCCATGTCAAATGTAGTTGCGCCTATTATTGGAGGCATTCTATATAGTATATTAGGTGCTCAAAAACTGATTATAGGGAGTGCAGTATTTTTTATTCTGGCGGCAATTATAGAAACCTTTTTACGGATTCCTTTTGAAAGACGTCCAATGGAATCTGGTATTTTAGTCACGTTGACAGGTGATTTAAAGGATGGTTTTAAAGAGGTCCGTAACAATCGTATTATTTTCAATGCTATTTTGATTGCAGCACTTATCAACTTTACGTTATCGGCATTTTTTATTGTAGGAGTTCCTATTGTATTAAGAGTTGTTTTGCAGGCAAGTGATGCAGTTTATGGTATCGGCTTGTCGGTGATTAGTTTGTCCACAATTCTTGGAGCGATATTTACCGGCTTTTTTACAAAGAGATTACGAATAAACAATCTCTATAAGATATTTACTTTGTCCGGTCTGTTATTGATTCTAATGAATATTGGCTTAATGTTTGCAGGAAATCCATTAGGAAATACAATTGGTTTTACAGCATTTTTGATAACGGGAATTCCAATTGGAATGATGATGAGTATGATCTCCATTTACTTAATTTCGATGGTGCAAAGAATAACCCCAAAAGAAAATCTTGGCAAAGTAATGGCCACGATTATGGCTGTTTCTCAATGTGCAGTTCCAATCGGTCAAATCATAATTGGCTTGTTATTTAAAACAACCACAACGAATGTATTCTTTCAGGTGATGATTGTTTCTGTATCAGTGTTGTTAGTCTCAGGACTTTGCTGGTACCTATTTAGAAATTCAACGGATACTGAAATTGGTGAGGTAAGTGGTAGTTAA
- a CDS encoding ATP-dependent Clp protease ATP-binding subunit: protein MICQNCQQNPATIHLYANVNGQRKQLDYCQSCYQKLKAQANDNQPTMSQQDPFGFGSLDDLYRSLSRQMQEQQGNPNGQTPPTQFGDGNGFNGGQPPRGNANQANGLLGEYGINITQAARNGDVDPVVGRDDEIKRVIEILNRRTKNNPVLIGEPGVGKTAVVEGLAQKIVDGDVPQKLLDKEVIRLDVVSLVQGTGIRGQFEERMQKLIDEIKQAENIILFIDEVHEIVGAGAAGDGNMDAGNILKPALARGELQMVGATTLNEYRIIEKDAALERRMQPVRVDEPTVDETIAILKGLQKRYEDYHHVKYTNEAIKAAATLSNRYIQDRFLPDKAIDLLDESGSKMNLTIQIVDPKTIEKKLADAEQQKQQASAEEDFEKAAYYRDQINKLQTMKDKQISDEETPLIDENNIEAIVEQKTGIPVGDLKEKEQTQLKNLAVDLKAHVVGQDDAVDKVSKAIRRNRVGLGKQNRPIGSFLFVGPTGVGKTELAKQLAYELFGSEDSMIRFDMSEYMEKHSVSKLIGSPPGYVGYDEAGQLTEKVRRNPYSLILLDEIEKAHPDVLHMFLQILDDGRLTDAQGRTVSFKDTIIIMTSNAGTGNVEANVGFGAARDGVTKSVLGQLNNFFTPEFLNRFDGIIEFKALSKENLMNIVSLMLDEVNGLLAHQKIHIEVSTDVKEKLVDLGYDPSMGARPLRRTIQEQIEDGIAEFFLDHPEEHELIAKLDEDGKIIVTGETAIEPTDISTDTSEE, encoded by the coding sequence ATGATCTGTCAAAATTGTCAACAAAATCCAGCAACGATCCACTTATATGCGAATGTTAATGGTCAAAGAAAACAATTAGACTATTGCCAAAGTTGCTATCAAAAATTAAAAGCACAAGCAAATGATAATCAACCAACAATGTCTCAACAAGATCCATTTGGTTTTGGAAGTTTAGATGATTTATATCGCTCCTTGTCTCGACAAATGCAAGAACAACAAGGGAATCCTAATGGTCAAACACCCCCAACTCAATTTGGGGACGGAAATGGCTTTAATGGAGGCCAACCACCTAGAGGAAACGCAAATCAAGCTAACGGCTTACTAGGTGAGTACGGCATCAATATTACACAAGCCGCAAGAAATGGCGATGTTGATCCCGTTGTCGGTCGTGATGACGAAATCAAACGCGTGATTGAAATTCTAAATCGCCGGACTAAAAATAATCCAGTTCTGATCGGTGAACCTGGTGTTGGTAAAACAGCAGTTGTTGAAGGACTGGCACAAAAAATCGTCGATGGCGATGTACCACAAAAATTATTGGATAAAGAGGTTATCCGTTTAGATGTTGTTTCACTCGTTCAAGGCACAGGTATCCGCGGTCAATTTGAGGAGCGTATGCAAAAATTGATCGATGAAATCAAACAAGCGGAAAATATCATCTTATTCATCGACGAAGTTCATGAAATCGTTGGTGCAGGTGCTGCTGGTGACGGCAACATGGATGCAGGTAATATTTTAAAACCAGCGCTTGCTCGTGGTGAGTTGCAAATGGTTGGCGCAACAACATTAAATGAATACCGCATCATTGAAAAAGATGCCGCTTTAGAACGTCGGATGCAACCAGTTCGTGTAGACGAACCAACCGTTGATGAAACCATTGCGATTTTGAAAGGCTTGCAAAAACGATATGAAGATTATCATCATGTAAAATACACTAATGAAGCAATCAAAGCGGCTGCAACTTTATCAAATCGCTACATCCAAGACCGTTTCTTACCAGATAAAGCAATCGATTTATTAGATGAATCTGGTTCTAAAATGAATTTGACGATTCAAATCGTCGATCCTAAAACGATTGAAAAGAAACTGGCAGATGCTGAACAACAAAAACAACAAGCTTCTGCAGAAGAAGATTTTGAAAAAGCAGCGTACTACCGTGATCAAATCAACAAATTACAAACAATGAAAGACAAACAAATCAGCGATGAAGAAACACCTTTGATCGATGAAAATAATATTGAAGCCATCGTCGAACAAAAAACGGGTATCCCCGTTGGTGATTTAAAAGAAAAAGAACAAACGCAGTTGAAAAACTTAGCAGTTGATTTAAAAGCTCACGTTGTAGGTCAAGACGATGCTGTCGATAAAGTTTCAAAAGCAATCCGTCGTAACCGTGTAGGTTTAGGCAAACAAAATCGCCCAATCGGCTCCTTCTTATTTGTTGGACCAACTGGTGTAGGTAAAACAGAATTAGCGAAGCAATTAGCTTATGAATTATTTGGTTCAGAAGATTCTATGATTCGCTTCGACATGAGTGAGTATATGGAAAAACACAGCGTATCTAAATTGATTGGCTCACCTCCTGGCTATGTTGGTTATGATGAAGCAGGACAACTAACTGAAAAAGTTCGTCGTAATCCATACAGCTTGATTTTATTAGATGAAATCGAAAAAGCCCATCCAGATGTATTGCATATGTTCCTACAAATTTTAGATGATGGACGTCTAACAGATGCCCAAGGTAGAACAGTCAGCTTCAAAGATACGATCATTATCATGACAAGTAATGCTGGAACAGGTAATGTAGAAGCAAACGTAGGCTTCGGTGCTGCGCGTGATGGTGTGACTAAGTCTGTTTTAGGACAATTAAATAATTTCTTCACTCCTGAATTCTTGAACCGTTTTGATGGTATCATTGAATTCAAAGCGTTAAGTAAAGAAAACTTGATGAACATCGTTAGTTTGATGTTAGACGAAGTTAATGGCTTACTCGCTCATCAAAAAATCCATATTGAAGTATCAACGGATGTCAAAGAAAAATTAGTCGATTTGGGCTATGATCCTTCGATGGGCGCCCGTCCATTACGTCGGACAATCCAAGAACAAATAGAAGATGGCATTGCTGAGTTCTTCTTAGATCATCCAGAAGAACATGAATTGATTGCCAAACTAGATGAAGATGGAAAAATTATCGTTACAGGGGAAACAGCTATAGAACCTACGGATATAAGTACAGACACTTCAGAAGAATAA
- a CDS encoding CatB-related O-acetyltransferase: protein MKNNNNFEKWSDTVYLKELVTNPLIEVGEYSYYSGYYGNQNFEDGCVRYLWGDPLTKSAFNPVEDMGWHLDKLIIGNYVCIAGGATILMGGNHNHHPDWITVYPFASHVQKSYEPKGDTVIKSDAWIGMNAMIMPGVTIGEGAVVAAGSMVVKDVPPYTIVGGNPARVIKQRFSDEEIKLLLELRWFDWTAKQVESVKDILMSDSIKELYAYYKKYILK from the coding sequence ATGAAAAACAATAATAATTTTGAAAAATGGTCCGATACAGTCTACTTAAAAGAGTTGGTGACAAATCCGTTGATAGAGGTTGGTGAGTACTCTTATTATTCTGGTTACTATGGCAATCAGAATTTTGAGGATGGTTGTGTTCGCTATTTATGGGGCGATCCACTGACAAAGTCAGCTTTTAACCCTGTAGAAGATATGGGCTGGCATCTAGATAAATTGATTATTGGAAATTATGTTTGTATTGCAGGTGGTGCTACGATTTTAATGGGCGGTAATCACAATCACCATCCGGACTGGATCACTGTCTATCCATTTGCTAGTCACGTACAGAAATCTTACGAACCAAAAGGCGATACAGTTATCAAAAGTGATGCTTGGATCGGGATGAATGCGATGATCATGCCAGGAGTTACAATTGGTGAGGGAGCTGTAGTTGCAGCAGGTTCAATGGTTGTAAAAGATGTTCCGCCATATACGATTGTTGGTGGGAATCCTGCCAGAGTGATCAAACAGAGATTTTCAGATGAGGAAATTAAATTACTTTTAGAACTGAGATGGTTTGATTGGACGGCAAAGCAGGTGGAATCAGTGAAAGATATTTTGATGAGTGACTCTATCAAAGAGCTTTATGCGTATTATAAAAAGTATATTTTAAAATAG